One Cetobacterium somerae ATCC BAA-474 genomic window carries:
- the eutH gene encoding ethanolamine utilization protein EutH, with product MKVIFFILTFFAVLGALDRCFGNKLGYGKRFQEGIYVAGPLILAMLGILSISPLISKFSKPFVEKLYFLTGIDPSIYINSILATDMGGYFLAKDLAINKELIDFSGIILGSMLGTVVIFTMPVAFGIIDDLSKENFSKGILSGVATIPLGCFVAGVIMGLDIILIVHNLIPVVIFSGIICTGLWFFPEKTCKLFDKFGKGMTVVITLGLVLTIIETMFGYSIIKGLNPIDESMKIVTRVALTLSGAYPLLYFIEKYFKETLKKMGSLLGIDESGTAGFMASLVSSIPMFGIFNKMDNNSKIINSAFAVAGSYVFGGQLGFVAGVSPDNILPFIVAKLVAGFSAIYLAKTMFINKKEKNKSFVLNKNFKIN from the coding sequence TTGAAAGTTATATTTTTTATTCTAACTTTTTTTGCGGTTTTAGGAGCCTTAGATAGATGTTTTGGAAATAAATTGGGATATGGAAAAAGATTTCAAGAAGGAATATATGTAGCGGGTCCTTTGATACTTGCTATGTTAGGAATTTTATCGATAAGTCCATTAATTTCAAAATTTTCAAAACCATTTGTTGAAAAACTTTACTTTTTAACTGGGATTGATCCCTCGATATATATAAACTCAATTTTAGCAACAGATATGGGAGGATATTTTTTAGCGAAAGATTTAGCAATAAATAAGGAATTAATCGATTTTTCAGGAATAATATTAGGTTCAATGTTAGGAACAGTAGTAATTTTTACAATGCCTGTAGCTTTTGGAATTATTGATGACTTGTCAAAAGAGAATTTTTCTAAAGGAATATTGAGTGGTGTAGCTACAATTCCTTTAGGCTGCTTTGTGGCAGGAGTAATTATGGGTCTTGATATAATTTTAATTGTTCACAATTTAATACCGGTAGTAATTTTTTCAGGAATAATTTGTACAGGACTATGGTTTTTTCCAGAGAAAACTTGCAAGTTATTTGATAAATTTGGGAAAGGAATGACAGTAGTAATAACTTTAGGATTAGTTTTAACTATTATAGAAACTATGTTCGGATATTCAATAATTAAAGGATTAAATCCTATAGATGAAAGCATGAAGATAGTTACAAGAGTAGCTTTAACTTTAAGTGGTGCTTATCCATTGTTATATTTTATAGAAAAATATTTTAAAGAAACTTTGAAAAAAATGGGCTCTTTATTAGGAATAGATGAGAGTGGTACAGCTGGTTTTATGGCATCTTTAGTGAGTAGTATACCAATGTTTGGAATTTTTAATAAAATGGATAATAACAGTAAAATAATAAATAGCGCATTTGCGGTAGCAGGTTCATATGTTTTTGGAGGACAGTTAGGATTTGTGGCAGGAGTTTCTCCTGATAATATATTACCTTTCATTGTAGCCAAATTAGTAGCTGGATTTAGTGCAATTTATCTGGCTAAAACTATG
- a CDS encoding aminopeptidase P family protein — MFDKNIYISRRKKLKELVGDGLILIIGNSESPMSYADNAYNFIQDSTFLYYFGLNSPDLIGVIDVENDKEYIFGKEFTIDDIIWMGQQKTFKERAAEVGIEKFVESEKLEEVLEKAKLKKQIIHFTNQYRIENSLKISKLLDFNLDDVNKKFSKKLVAGIIEMRNLKKDYEITELEKATNVTREMHLTAMKNVKPGMKGYELVALLEAAAKKYNATTSFHTICTTNGQILHNHFHGNTFKEGDVVLLDCGARLENGYCGDMTTVFPVSGKFDSRQKDIYSLLIEMFDRAEECTKPGVTNKFVHLEVCKVLAKGMIKRGIMKGNIDEIVNIGAHALFFPHGLGHMIGLDVHDMENFGENNVGYDEFTKRETQFGLKSLRMGKELKAGYVLTIEPGIYFIPELIERWKKEGKFEEYINYEEVKKYLDFGGMRYEGDFLITENGNRRLGDKMPKYFNEIEEILKNNN; from the coding sequence ATGTTTGATAAAAATATCTATATTTCAAGAAGAAAAAAATTAAAAGAATTGGTGGGAGATGGATTAATCTTGATTATAGGAAATTCAGAATCACCAATGTCTTATGCAGATAATGCGTATAATTTTATACAAGATTCAACATTTTTATATTATTTTGGATTAAATTCACCAGATTTGATTGGAGTTATAGATGTAGAAAATGATAAAGAATATATATTTGGAAAAGAATTTACAATAGATGATATAATTTGGATGGGACAACAAAAAACTTTTAAAGAAAGAGCTGCAGAAGTAGGGATTGAAAAGTTTGTAGAATCAGAAAAATTGGAAGAGGTATTAGAAAAAGCTAAGTTAAAGAAACAAATTATTCATTTTACTAATCAGTATCGTATTGAAAATAGTTTAAAAATATCTAAATTATTAGATTTTAATTTGGATGATGTAAATAAAAAGTTCTCAAAAAAATTAGTAGCTGGAATAATAGAAATGAGAAATTTAAAAAAAGACTATGAGATTACAGAGTTAGAAAAAGCTACAAATGTGACAAGAGAAATGCATCTAACAGCTATGAAAAATGTAAAGCCTGGAATGAAAGGTTATGAATTGGTAGCGTTGTTGGAAGCAGCAGCAAAAAAATATAATGCTACAACATCTTTCCATACTATTTGCACAACGAATGGTCAAATTTTACATAATCATTTTCATGGAAATACTTTCAAAGAAGGAGATGTAGTTTTATTAGATTGTGGTGCTAGATTAGAAAATGGTTATTGTGGTGATATGACAACAGTTTTTCCAGTTTCAGGAAAGTTTGATTCTAGACAAAAGGATATATATTCATTATTAATTGAGATGTTTGATAGAGCAGAAGAGTGTACAAAGCCTGGAGTAACAAATAAGTTTGTTCATTTAGAGGTTTGTAAAGTTTTAGCTAAGGGGATGATTAAAAGAGGTATTATGAAGGGGAATATAGATGAAATAGTTAATATTGGAGCTCATGCGCTATTTTTCCCACATGGATTAGGACATATGATAGGTTTAGATGTACATGATATGGAGAATTTTGGTGAAAATAATGTTGGTTATGATGAGTTTACAAAAAGAGAGACTCAATTTGGACTAAAATCTTTAAGAATGGGAAAAGAACTAAAAGCAGGGTATGTATTAACAATTGAACCTGGTATTTACTTTATTCCTGAATTAATAGAGAGATGGAAAAAAGAAGGTAAATTCGAAGAGTATATTAACTATGAAGAAGTAAAAAAATATCTAGACTTTGGTGGGATGAGATATGAGGGAGATTTCTTAATAACGGAGAACGGAAATAGAAGATTAGGAGATAAAATGCCTAAATACTTTAATGAAATAGAAGAAATTTTAAAAAACAACAATTAA
- a CDS encoding pyridoxal phosphate-dependent aminotransferase produces MKNNHGANLHQLSETLGINENQIIDFSSNINPFGLSPKGLKKLKDNLQLASIYPDPDYIELKASISSYCNCNSENIVLGSGATELISSTIKIISPKDTLLLSPAYSEYENELIKVGSKITKFFYEKENNFQINIDHLISFISSNCFDMIIICNPNNPTGTLISVEDLEKIYLNFKKPIMIDETYIEFTDSSKTSAINLVNKYDKFIVIRGTSKFFSTPGIRLGYAIVSKGEILDSLNIIPNLWNINIFASLMGEAMFKDYDFINMCHNDFNENFNLLFKGLKNFKEFKVYNSNSNFILCEILSSRFDANNLYNYLSKKGIIIRKAQSFDKLNEKFFRVCVLTKENINLLLKEIEGFIREY; encoded by the coding sequence ATGAAAAATAATCATGGAGCAAATCTTCATCAACTATCAGAAACATTGGGTATTAATGAAAATCAAATTATTGATTTTAGTTCAAATATAAATCCTTTTGGACTTAGTCCTAAAGGATTAAAAAAACTAAAAGATAACCTACAACTTGCAAGTATTTATCCTGATCCTGATTATATAGAATTAAAGGCTAGTATTTCAAGCTACTGTAATTGTAATTCAGAAAATATTGTTTTAGGTAGTGGAGCTACAGAACTTATATCTTCTACAATTAAAATTATATCTCCAAAAGATACTTTACTTTTATCACCTGCCTATTCTGAATATGAAAATGAATTAATTAAAGTTGGGTCAAAAATTACTAAGTTTTTTTATGAAAAAGAAAATAACTTTCAAATCAATATAGATCATTTAATCTCATTTATTTCTTCTAATTGCTTTGATATGATTATTATCTGCAATCCAAACAACCCTACAGGAACATTAATCTCTGTTGAAGATCTTGAAAAAATTTATTTAAATTTTAAAAAACCAATTATGATTGATGAAACATATATTGAATTTACAGATTCTTCTAAAACTTCTGCTATCAATTTAGTTAATAAGTATGATAAATTTATAGTTATTAGAGGAACTTCTAAGTTCTTTTCTACTCCTGGAATTAGGCTTGGATATGCTATTGTTTCAAAGGGAGAAATTTTAGACTCTTTAAATATTATTCCTAATCTTTGGAATATAAATATTTTTGCTTCTTTAATGGGTGAAGCTATGTTTAAAGATTATGATTTTATAAATATGTGTCATAATGATTTTAATGAAAATTTCAATTTACTATTTAAAGGCTTAAAAAACTTTAAAGAGTTTAAAGTTTATAACTCAAATAGTAATTTTATTCTTTGTGAAATTTTAAGCTCTAGATTTGATGCTAACAACCTTTATAATTATCTATCTAAAAAAGGAATTATTATTAGAAAGGCTCAATCTTTTGATAAATTAAATGAAAAGTTTTTTAGAGTTTGTGTACTCACTAAAGAAAATATTAATCTTCTGTTAAAGGAGATTGAAGGATTTATACGGGAATATTAA
- a CDS encoding outer membrane protein OmpK: MLLKKILLLGSVVLSTVSYAKYEPWNFTVLEGSLIKGNALPSGQGASEKDVILEIQGTTRYNLLDLYWFVDRSNIFKNSKLSDKNGVDNNYTYGEISPRISIDGLTGTNLSIGPISEWFIATQFDFDNIHGKSKYENGLRKYYVGIGNYVSIPEMKYMKFDYFKTNLYARYVEKNYGRNEDQWDGYLFNIAYGGTIYKFENGMKFGFSGWLDYDFGAKNSSGFNKQTHDSLQWQNQIRFYLNNNLSVSYTYQINNHFSQVDQNSSNKNNESFGIHYAIMF, from the coding sequence ATGTTATTAAAGAAAATTTTACTTTTAGGTTCAGTTGTACTTTCAACAGTAAGTTATGCTAAATATGAACCTTGGAATTTTACTGTTTTAGAAGGTAGCCTTATTAAAGGTAATGCTTTACCTAGTGGTCAAGGAGCTTCAGAAAAAGATGTTATTTTAGAGATACAAGGAACAACTAGATATAATCTTTTAGATTTATATTGGTTTGTGGATAGATCAAATATCTTTAAAAACTCTAAGTTAAGTGACAAAAATGGTGTTGACAATAACTATACTTACGGTGAAATTTCACCTAGAATATCAATAGATGGTTTAACTGGAACTAATCTGTCTATTGGACCTATATCAGAGTGGTTTATTGCAACTCAATTTGATTTTGATAATATTCATGGTAAATCAAAATATGAAAATGGTCTTAGAAAATATTATGTTGGTATTGGTAACTATGTATCAATCCCAGAAATGAAGTATATGAAGTTTGATTATTTTAAAACAAATTTATATGCCAGATATGTGGAAAAGAATTATGGTCGAAACGAAGATCAATGGGATGGGTATTTGTTTAATATTGCTTATGGTGGTACTATTTATAAATTTGAAAATGGTATGAAATTTGGATTTAGTGGATGGCTTGATTATGATTTTGGTGCAAAAAATAGCTCTGGATTTAATAAACAAACTCACGACTCTTTACAATGGCAAAATCAAATTAGATTTTATCTAAACAATAATCTCTCTGTAAGTTATACCTATCAAATAAATAACCATTTTTCTCAAGTTGATCAAAATAGTTCAAATAAAAATAATGAATCTTTTGGTATTCATTATGCTATCATGTTTTAA
- a CDS encoding aminopeptidase, which yields MLLKKENGWKNKDLEREKIFDFCQEYKTSLDLGKTEREYVRFGLELAKKNGFVCANSKERLEAGDKVYYVNREKNLVLVVVGKEDIKKGINYVVSHIDSPRIDLKQNPLYEELELAYMKTHYYGGIKKYQWASIPLSLHGVVILANGERRDIIIGEKEDDPVFTIPDLLPHLAAKYQGDRQTSEVIKGEELQIIVGSIPTEVKNSEIKELIKYQILEELNRTYNMIEEDFISAEFQLVPAFKAKDVGLDRSLIGAYGQDDRVCGYTSLRAILDLSEIPVKTAVCFLADKEETGSHGSTGLQSNYLEYFTSDLINKIQGAYNDLDLRKTLWNSNALSSDVNAAMDPIFKGVHEPQNAAKLNYGIVVTKFTGARGKSGTNDADAEYVWSIRNLLNTHGITWQIGELGRVDEGGGGTVAMFLAEVGIKTIDVGPALLAMHSPFEVSSKLDIYETYRTYKVFFEKMI from the coding sequence ATGTTATTAAAAAAAGAGAATGGGTGGAAAAATAAGGATTTGGAGAGGGAAAAAATATTTGATTTTTGTCAAGAATATAAAACTTCTTTAGATTTAGGAAAAACAGAAAGAGAATATGTAAGATTTGGGTTAGAATTAGCTAAAAAAAATGGGTTTGTATGTGCTAATTCAAAGGAAAGATTAGAAGCAGGGGATAAAGTTTATTATGTAAACAGAGAGAAAAATTTGGTTTTAGTAGTGGTGGGAAAAGAAGATATCAAAAAAGGAATAAATTATGTAGTTTCTCATATTGATTCTCCAAGAATAGATTTAAAGCAAAATCCACTATATGAAGAGCTAGAGCTAGCGTATATGAAAACGCATTATTATGGTGGAATAAAAAAATATCAATGGGCATCAATACCTTTGTCTTTACATGGTGTTGTTATTTTAGCTAATGGAGAAAGAAGAGATATTATAATAGGAGAAAAAGAGGACGATCCTGTATTTACAATACCAGATTTATTACCACATTTAGCTGCGAAATATCAAGGAGATAGACAAACTTCTGAAGTTATAAAAGGTGAAGAGTTGCAAATAATAGTTGGATCTATACCAACTGAAGTTAAAAATAGTGAAATTAAAGAATTAATAAAATATCAAATTTTAGAAGAGTTAAACAGAACATATAATATGATAGAAGAGGATTTTATATCGGCAGAATTTCAATTAGTTCCAGCTTTTAAAGCTAAAGATGTGGGATTAGATAGATCTCTTATTGGAGCTTATGGTCAAGATGATAGAGTTTGTGGTTACACTTCATTGAGAGCAATATTAGATTTAAGTGAAATTCCAGTAAAAACAGCGGTTTGTTTTTTAGCAGATAAAGAAGAAACAGGTTCCCATGGATCAACAGGATTACAATCTAATTATTTAGAATATTTTACAAGTGATTTAATCAACAAAATTCAAGGGGCATATAATGATTTAGATTTAAGAAAAACTCTTTGGAATTCGAATGCATTATCATCAGATGTAAATGCAGCAATGGACCCTATATTTAAAGGAGTTCATGAACCTCAAAATGCAGCAAAATTAAATTATGGTATTGTTGTAACTAAATTTACAGGAGCTAGAGGTAAGAGCGGAACAAATGATGCAGATGCAGAGTATGTATGGAGTATAAGAAATCTATTAAATACTCATGGAATTACTTGGCAAATTGGTGAATTAGGTAGAGTTGATGAAGGTGGAGGAGGAACCGTTGCGATGTTTTTAGCTGAAGTAGGAATAAAAACAATAGATGTAGGACCAGCACTTTTAGCAATGCACTCACCATTTGAAGTATCATCAAAATTAGATATATATGAAACTTATAGAACATACAAAGTATTTTTTGAGAAAATGATTTAA
- a CDS encoding NAD(P)H-dependent flavin oxidoreductase produces MKIGDLNIEVPIIQGGMGIRASMSRLASAVANQGGVGVISGTAIPAEEFREEIRKAKEMIIEKGGALGVNIMVAASNFAEAVKVSIEEKVDMIICGAGFSRDIFETVKGTGVKIIPIVSSLKLAKIAEKLGADAIVVEGGNAGGHLGTDKDSWDIVEEIVNGVSIPVFGAGGVITPEDAERMMALGVDGVQMGSRFIATEECEVSQEFKEMYVNSKEGDVVQIMSSAGLPANAIVSPYVKRVINEEKLTPKKCTSCLKKCSRKFCVKDSLIKGHEGDSLEGIFFAGKDAWKINEILSVKEVFDLFRSKVVK; encoded by the coding sequence GTGAAAATAGGAGATTTAAATATAGAGGTACCAATTATTCAAGGAGGAATGGGAATAAGAGCATCAATGTCGAGATTAGCTTCAGCAGTAGCAAATCAAGGAGGAGTTGGTGTTATATCAGGAACTGCAATTCCAGCAGAAGAATTTAGAGAAGAAATAAGAAAAGCAAAAGAGATGATTATAGAAAAAGGTGGAGCACTTGGAGTAAATATAATGGTTGCTGCATCAAATTTTGCAGAGGCAGTAAAAGTATCGATAGAAGAGAAAGTCGATATGATAATCTGTGGAGCAGGATTCTCAAGAGATATATTTGAAACTGTAAAAGGAACAGGAGTAAAAATTATTCCAATAGTTTCAAGTTTAAAATTAGCTAAGATAGCTGAAAAATTAGGTGCGGATGCCATTGTTGTGGAAGGTGGGAACGCAGGTGGACATTTAGGAACAGATAAAGATTCTTGGGATATAGTTGAAGAGATAGTAAATGGTGTTTCAATTCCAGTTTTTGGAGCTGGAGGGGTAATTACACCAGAAGATGCAGAAAGAATGATGGCTTTAGGTGTGGATGGAGTTCAAATGGGAAGTAGATTTATAGCAACTGAGGAGTGTGAGGTAAGTCAAGAATTTAAAGAAATGTATGTTAATTCAAAAGAGGGAGATGTAGTTCAAATTATGAGCTCTGCAGGTCTTCCAGCAAATGCTATAGTATCACCATATGTAAAAAGAGTTATTAACGAAGAAAAATTAACTCCTAAAAAGTGTACAAGTTGTTTAAAAAAATGTAGCAGAAAATTTTGTGTAAAAGATAGTTTGATAAAAGGTCATGAAGGTGATTCATTAGAAGGAATTTTCTTTGCAGGAAAAGATGCGTGGAAAATTAACGAGATTTTATCAGTGAAAGAAGTGTTTGATTTATTTAGAAGTAAAGTTGTAAAATAA
- a CDS encoding gluconeogenesis factor YvcK family protein has translation MRNPKVVVIGGGSGLSVVLRGLKHFPIDVTAIVSVADSGGSSGILKKEFNIPAPGDLRNVMIALSNVEPLIEEVFQYRFREDSSIGAHPLGNLLITAMTEITGDVQVALRRLRKLFNINGKILPATLEKIELIAEKTSGGFVFGESDIPVLGEKIKRVFYDGKVNSPKENIKAIEEADLIVFSIGSLYTSIIPNLLLENMQEALKKSKAQKIYICNAMGQMGETENYSVADHIESINRHVGFDMIDKVIVNSVEIPEEILKRYSDEGSTLVELDINRLKKMRVKVIKEPLIKIDSEKRVRHLSHKLAAVVYSQIDSLENFYDE, from the coding sequence ATGAGAAATCCAAAAGTAGTAGTAATAGGAGGTGGAAGTGGACTTTCTGTAGTATTAAGAGGGTTAAAACACTTTCCAATAGATGTAACAGCTATTGTTTCTGTTGCAGATAGTGGTGGAAGTAGTGGTATTTTAAAGAAAGAATTTAATATACCAGCACCAGGTGATTTAAGAAATGTGATGATAGCTTTGAGTAATGTAGAGCCTTTAATAGAGGAGGTTTTTCAATATAGGTTTAGAGAGGATTCTTCAATAGGCGCTCATCCATTAGGAAATTTGTTAATAACAGCAATGACAGAGATTACGGGCGATGTACAAGTTGCCTTAAGAAGACTTAGAAAACTTTTTAATATTAATGGAAAAATACTTCCTGCAACCTTAGAAAAAATAGAGTTAATAGCAGAAAAGACGAGTGGAGGATTTGTATTTGGTGAATCAGATATACCAGTTTTAGGAGAAAAAATAAAAAGAGTTTTTTATGATGGAAAAGTAAATAGTCCAAAGGAAAATATTAAAGCTATTGAAGAAGCTGATTTAATAGTATTTTCTATAGGAAGTCTTTATACAAGTATTATTCCAAATTTACTATTAGAGAATATGCAAGAGGCTTTAAAGAAATCAAAAGCACAAAAAATTTATATTTGCAATGCTATGGGACAAATGGGGGAAACAGAAAATTATAGCGTTGCAGATCACATAGAATCAATAAATAGACATGTAGGATTTGATATGATTGATAAAGTGATAGTTAATTCAGTTGAGATACCAGAAGAGATACTTAAAAGATACAGTGACGAAGGCAGTACACTTGTTGAATTAGATATAAATAGATTAAAGAAAATGAGAGTAAAAGTAATAAAAGAACCTTTGATAAAAATAGATTCAGAAAAAAGAGTTAGGCATTTATCGCATAAATTAGCAGCAGTTGTATATTCGCAAATAGATAGTCTTGAAAATTTTTATGATGAATAA